A section of the Virgibacillus sp. NKC19-3 genome encodes:
- a CDS encoding GTP-binding protein yields MKRIPVTVLSGYLGAGKTTLLNHVLHNREGLKVAVIVNDMSEVNIDSELVQAQGGFSRTEEKLVEMSNGCICCTLREDLLVEVEKLVRKGEVDYILIESSGISEPIPVAQTFSYVNEAMEIDLAEYCRLDTMVTVVDAKRFWHDFGSGDSLLDRKQAVSDVDERNIADLLIDQIEFCNVLILNKTDLVKEEDLQKLEQVIRKLQPEAKIIRTQHTNIDPKEIVNTKLFDFIKASESAGWLKELDEGIENHTPETEEYGIGSFVYHSRLPFHTERLVSWYQDLPEEIVRMKGVIWCATHHDLALLLSQAGPSVDVEPLAYWVASLPKKQQKEIVENTPEVRASWDPEFGDRHTKIVFIGMDLDRKQITDDLEHCLLSELEMSEDWSSFTNPFPWRLS; encoded by the coding sequence ATGAAAAGGATTCCTGTTACAGTATTAAGCGGCTATTTAGGAGCCGGTAAAACAACGTTATTAAACCATGTCTTACATAACCGGGAGGGGTTAAAGGTGGCGGTTATCGTCAATGACATGAGTGAAGTTAATATTGATAGTGAACTGGTGCAAGCGCAGGGCGGTTTTTCACGTACTGAAGAGAAGCTGGTTGAAATGTCTAACGGATGTATTTGCTGTACACTGCGGGAAGATTTATTAGTGGAGGTTGAAAAGCTGGTGAGAAAAGGGGAGGTCGATTATATCTTGATTGAGTCCTCTGGCATCAGTGAGCCGATTCCAGTCGCTCAAACATTTTCTTATGTCAATGAAGCCATGGAGATTGATTTAGCGGAATATTGCCGTTTGGATACGATGGTCACCGTTGTGGATGCGAAACGCTTCTGGCATGATTTTGGTTCAGGTGATTCACTGCTTGACAGAAAGCAGGCTGTCAGCGACGTTGACGAACGAAATATTGCCGATTTACTAATTGATCAAATTGAATTCTGCAATGTACTTATTCTTAATAAAACCGACTTGGTTAAAGAGGAAGATTTGCAGAAGCTGGAGCAGGTGATTCGTAAATTACAGCCGGAAGCGAAAATCATCCGTACGCAGCACACGAATATAGATCCAAAAGAAATAGTAAACACGAAACTATTCGATTTCATAAAGGCCAGCGAATCAGCTGGCTGGTTAAAGGAATTGGACGAAGGAATCGAAAATCATACACCGGAAACGGAGGAGTATGGGATTGGCTCATTTGTATATCATTCCAGATTACCTTTTCATACGGAGCGATTGGTAAGCTGGTATCAGGATTTGCCTGAAGAGATTGTCCGCATGAAAGGAGTAATTTGGTGTGCAACGCATCATGATTTAGCGTTATTACTGTCACAGGCAGGCCCTTCCGTGGATGTGGAACCATTAGCTTATTGGGTTGCTTCTTTGCCAAAAAAACAGCAAAAAGAAATAGTAGAAAATACTCCGGAAGTCAGAGCGTCTTGGGATCCGGAATTCGGAGACCGTCATACGAAGATCGTTTTTATCGGAATGGATTTAGACCGTAAACAGATAACAGATGATTTGGAACATTGCCTGCTGAGTGAATTGGAAATGAGTGAGGACTGGTCGAGTTTCACAAACCCATTTCCTTGGCGATTATCTTAA
- the dcd gene encoding dCTP deaminase, translated as MILSGQTIKQLVYGSEMTITPFQELSIQPASIDLRLGKEFLVVDDITTPYLSMDEPANYQEIEVADKETITIPPQSFMLGTTLEQISLPNHLTAFVEGRSSIGRLGVFIQNAGWIDPGFSGQVTLELFNANRVSVKLYADMRVCQLVIAKVDQVTEGYNGKYLFQKGATPSRVYMDRERREKEE; from the coding sequence ATGATTTTATCCGGACAAACGATCAAACAATTGGTATATGGCAGTGAGATGACTATTACGCCTTTTCAGGAATTAAGTATTCAGCCGGCATCTATTGATTTACGGTTAGGGAAGGAGTTTTTAGTTGTTGATGACATAACCACGCCTTATTTGTCCATGGATGAGCCGGCAAATTATCAGGAAATAGAGGTAGCAGACAAGGAAACGATAACGATCCCGCCTCAATCCTTTATGTTGGGAACCACCTTGGAACAAATCAGTTTACCTAATCATTTAACTGCCTTTGTGGAAGGAAGGAGCTCTATAGGCAGGCTTGGCGTCTTTATCCAAAATGCCGGCTGGATTGATCCGGGCTTTTCCGGACAAGTTACCTTGGAATTGTTTAATGCGAATCGTGTGTCTGTGAAGCTCTATGCCGATATGCGCGTGTGTCAGTTGGTTATCGCAAAGGTGGATCAGGTAACAGAAGGATATAATGGGAAGTATTTGTTCCAAAAAGGGGCCACGCCGAGCCGTGTGTATATGGATCGTGAAAGAAGGGAGAAGGAAGAATGA
- a CDS encoding GTP-binding protein, with protein MNRRIPVTVLSGFLGAGKTSMLNHLLQNQQGLKIAIIVNDMSEINVDAKLVMEGGFVRTEENMVEMTNGCICCTLREDLIMELGKLAKLDIDYVLIESSGVSEPIPVAQSFLYGDEELGIDLNTHFQLDTMVTVIDGLQFWEDYQSQDLLVDRNMHVSDDDERGIVDLLVDQIEFANVIVLNKTDKISNEKAAELKHLLFTLNPEADIVSTNYGKIDPLHVLQTNQFNFEKASQGAGWLKELNEEHIPESEAYGISSFVYRSRKPFHPGRLQQWLEDWPKEILRSKGFFWLVTRNDVAGFLSQAGSMITLEGAGRWLASYSAAEQEALRVQDPALFEDWDEVEGDRMTELVFIGVNMDKEPIIYSLNQCLVTEEEKKKPMVSFEDTLPPFVME; from the coding sequence ATGAATAGAAGAATTCCAGTAACGGTTTTGAGCGGATTTTTAGGAGCGGGAAAAACATCGATGCTTAATCATCTACTTCAAAATCAACAAGGGCTGAAAATAGCGATTATTGTTAATGACATGAGTGAAATTAATGTCGATGCTAAATTGGTAATGGAAGGCGGCTTTGTTCGAACAGAAGAAAATATGGTAGAGATGACAAATGGCTGCATATGCTGCACATTACGGGAAGATCTCATCATGGAGTTGGGGAAATTAGCTAAGCTCGACATTGATTATGTGTTAATTGAGTCTAGCGGGGTTTCGGAACCGATTCCGGTCGCCCAGAGTTTTCTATACGGGGATGAGGAATTAGGAATCGATTTAAATACGCATTTCCAGCTTGATACGATGGTGACAGTTATCGATGGACTCCAGTTTTGGGAGGATTATCAGTCACAAGATTTGTTAGTAGACCGGAACATGCATGTTTCCGATGATGATGAAAGAGGGATTGTTGATTTGCTGGTGGATCAAATTGAATTTGCCAATGTCATCGTTTTAAATAAAACAGATAAGATATCGAACGAAAAGGCAGCGGAATTAAAGCATTTGTTGTTTACGTTAAATCCTGAAGCTGACATTGTTTCGACAAACTATGGGAAAATCGATCCTTTGCACGTATTGCAAACGAACCAATTTAACTTTGAAAAAGCAAGTCAGGGGGCCGGATGGCTGAAAGAATTGAATGAAGAGCATATACCGGAATCAGAAGCGTATGGCATCAGTTCCTTTGTCTATCGGAGTAGAAAGCCATTTCATCCAGGTCGATTACAACAATGGCTGGAGGACTGGCCGAAGGAAATTCTCCGATCTAAAGGCTTCTTTTGGTTAGTTACAAGAAATGATGTAGCTGGATTCCTATCTCAAGCTGGGTCTATGATAACGTTAGAAGGTGCTGGCAGGTGGTTGGCTAGTTATTCGGCGGCGGAACAGGAAGCTTTAAGAGTGCAGGATCCTGCTTTGTTTGAAGACTGGGATGAAGTGGAGGGAGATCGGATGACAGAGCTTGTCTTTATCGGCGTTAACATGGATAAGGAACCTATTATATATTCATTAAATCAATGCTTAGTGACGGAAGAAGAAAAGAAAAAGCCAATGGTTTCTTTTGAAGATACCTTACCGCCATTCGTGATGGAATAA
- a CDS encoding LysR family transcriptional regulator, protein MEIRLLRYFIAVANEQNISAAADYLYISQPTLSRQLSDLEAELGTSLFIRGNRKITLTEEGTFLLAKAKEIVGLVDKTEANFNRPAEIVSGEIYIGGGETEAMHFIAKTLKDLREEHPAIQFHLYSGNADDVTDKLNSGLLDFGIIIEPTDKQKYDYMQLPAKDVWGVLMRKNSPLAHKSSIQPEDVKDKPLIISRQTTVDNELSGWFGQNITDLNIAGTYNLLYNAARMVEEGLGYALCIDKLINTSGNSQLCFKPLNPKLTAGLNIIWKKHQVFSNAANKFLDQIRYNIENYNS, encoded by the coding sequence ATGGAAATCCGCTTATTGCGCTACTTCATTGCCGTTGCCAATGAACAAAATATCTCTGCAGCCGCAGACTATTTATATATATCCCAACCGACATTATCGAGACAATTAAGTGATTTGGAAGCCGAATTAGGAACATCCTTATTCATTAGGGGAAATCGAAAAATTACCTTAACAGAAGAAGGAACGTTTTTACTAGCAAAGGCAAAGGAAATTGTGGGATTAGTCGATAAGACAGAAGCAAATTTTAACCGACCAGCAGAAATAGTTAGTGGTGAAATATACATCGGCGGCGGTGAAACCGAAGCCATGCATTTTATTGCTAAAACATTAAAAGATTTACGAGAAGAACATCCAGCTATTCAATTTCATTTATACAGTGGAAATGCAGATGATGTTACGGATAAATTGAATAGTGGACTATTGGACTTCGGTATTATCATTGAACCAACGGATAAACAAAAATATGATTATATGCAGTTACCAGCCAAAGATGTTTGGGGCGTATTAATGCGAAAGAACAGTCCTTTGGCTCATAAGTCTTCTATTCAACCAGAAGATGTAAAAGATAAACCATTAATTATTTCCCGTCAAACAACGGTCGACAATGAGTTATCCGGATGGTTCGGACAAAATATTACAGATTTGAATATTGCCGGAACCTATAACTTGCTTTATAACGCCGCACGAATGGTGGAAGAAGGTCTCGGATATGCTTTGTGCATCGATAAATTAATCAATACCTCAGGCAATAGCCAGCTTTGTTTTAAACCCTTAAATCCTAAATTAACAGCAGGTTTAAATATTATCTGGAAAAAACATCAAGTCTTCTCCAATGCTGCAAATAAATTTTTAGATCAAATTCGGTATAATATTGAAAACTATAATTCGTGA
- a CDS encoding dihydrofolate reductase family protein: MQKPYVIIHTHTSIDGNLDIMDLQEFEEASRQYQELSLDPEKQQFGIQGYLNGKTTTEDNITHYKKPEFDENASPVPEGDYVADPDAPMYYLAIDTRGELAFEENTFGYGGVSSHIVVVLTERVPNAYKDFLRKKKISYIIAGFDQIDYDVMLDKFYNRFHIKRMMVGGGGTLNWSMVQNGLVDEVSVILAPIANADPDGHRFFVAKEPYSSTKETAFELKSVEELEYGTLWICYSVKNDSR, translated from the coding sequence ATGCAAAAACCATATGTTATTATCCATACACATACATCCATTGATGGGAATTTGGATATAATGGATTTACAAGAATTTGAAGAAGCGAGCCGACAATATCAAGAACTTTCACTGGATCCTGAAAAACAGCAATTTGGAATACAAGGTTACCTGAACGGTAAAACGACAACTGAAGACAATATAACCCATTACAAAAAACCAGAGTTCGATGAAAATGCAAGCCCGGTTCCTGAAGGAGATTATGTGGCTGACCCCGACGCGCCGATGTATTATTTAGCCATCGATACACGAGGAGAATTAGCCTTTGAGGAGAATACTTTTGGCTATGGCGGTGTCTCTTCTCATATTGTCGTTGTCTTAACGGAGCGAGTGCCAAACGCTTATAAAGATTTTCTCAGAAAGAAAAAAATATCCTATATCATCGCAGGATTTGATCAAATTGATTATGATGTGATGCTAGATAAGTTCTATAATCGCTTCCATATTAAGCGAATGATGGTTGGAGGAGGCGGAACACTCAACTGGTCTATGGTTCAAAACGGACTGGTTGATGAAGTCAGCGTCATCTTGGCTCCGATCGCAAATGCTGATCCAGATGGTCATCGTTTCTTCGTCGCGAAAGAACCATATTCCAGTACAAAAGAAACAGCCTTTGAACTTAAATCTGTTGAAGAATTGGAATACGGCACATTATGGATTTGCTATTCTGTAAAAAATGACAGTCGATGA
- a CDS encoding MFS transporter, giving the protein MKNSKGLLIFILAVGVFGIINTEMGVIGILPDLADYFNVSVSTAGLLVSLFALAIAIAGPTMPLIFSGMNRKNVMLMVLIIFVIGNVISVFTTNFTVALIARVIPAFFHPLYVSMSLSVAGASVSEKEAPKAISKVFIGVSAGMVLGVPIVSIIADAISVQAAMSFFAIVNIFTLIATIFLVPSMPVTEKLSYGSQLKILTKGVTWLSILAVLLINAAIFGVYSYLAEYLSAVTNMSSSLISIMLLVYGVANILGNIIAGRLLSNSPIRTVTIFPIALMALYLIFYPVAELTIPTAIIILAWGILGGIGANINQYWIMSAAPQAPDFANGLFLTSVNLGTTIGTSIAGMIISQIGTREILFVGAVALIISFVFIILRNRVYKAVEQE; this is encoded by the coding sequence ATGAAGAATTCGAAAGGTTTACTTATATTTATTCTAGCAGTTGGTGTATTTGGTATTATCAATACCGAAATGGGAGTTATTGGCATACTCCCGGATTTAGCAGATTATTTTAATGTCAGTGTATCGACTGCCGGTTTGCTGGTAAGTCTTTTCGCATTAGCGATAGCTATTGCCGGACCGACCATGCCGTTAATATTTTCTGGTATGAATCGAAAAAATGTCATGCTAATGGTATTGATTATTTTTGTTATTGGAAACGTTATTTCCGTTTTTACAACTAACTTTACGGTAGCTTTGATTGCACGTGTGATACCGGCCTTTTTCCATCCGCTTTATGTCTCCATGTCATTATCGGTTGCGGGCGCTTCCGTTAGCGAAAAGGAAGCACCAAAAGCAATCTCTAAAGTATTTATAGGTGTTTCTGCCGGGATGGTTTTAGGGGTTCCGATTGTCAGTATTATTGCTGATGCAATTTCTGTTCAAGCAGCAATGTCCTTTTTCGCCATCGTTAATATTTTCACATTGATTGCGACGATTTTTTTGGTTCCATCCATGCCAGTTACAGAAAAGCTTTCTTATGGTTCGCAGTTGAAAATATTAACAAAAGGAGTTACCTGGCTCTCGATTTTGGCGGTTCTGCTTATCAATGCAGCTATTTTCGGCGTTTACAGTTATCTCGCTGAATATTTAAGTGCTGTAACCAATATGTCATCCAGTTTAATTAGTATTATGCTACTGGTTTATGGGGTGGCAAATATTTTAGGAAATATTATTGCAGGAAGGCTGCTTTCTAATAGCCCTATCCGCACGGTAACGATTTTTCCTATTGCGTTAATGGCGCTGTATCTTATCTTTTACCCTGTAGCCGAATTGACCATTCCTACTGCTATTATAATTTTGGCGTGGGGGATATTAGGAGGAATTGGGGCAAACATCAACCAGTATTGGATTATGTCTGCGGCTCCGCAAGCTCCGGATTTCGCAAATGGTTTATTCCTGACATCTGTTAACCTGGGTACAACAATTGGGACATCTATAGCAGGAATGATTATATCGCAAATTGGAACAAGAGAAATCCTATTTGTAGGTGCTGTTGCATTAATTATCAGTTTTGTCTTTATAATACTTCGGAATAGGGTATATAAAGCTGTCGAACAGGAATGA
- a CDS encoding MerR family transcriptional regulator — translation MTYSIGEVAKKLNLTLSTLRYYDKEGLIPFVERTDNGTRVFKESDIELLHVIQCLKSSGMSIKDIKTFIEWCSIGDATLQQRYDLFIEQKAVVEKQMEELKNTMALIDHKCHYYKVALEAGTENVHKDNKIGNTVFDS, via the coding sequence ATGACTTATTCCATTGGAGAAGTAGCTAAAAAATTAAACCTTACTCTCTCCACCTTACGTTATTATGATAAAGAAGGGCTCATTCCTTTTGTGGAACGCACCGATAACGGAACTCGTGTATTTAAAGAATCAGATATAGAGTTACTACATGTTATTCAATGCCTGAAATCCAGCGGAATGTCTATCAAGGATATTAAAACCTTTATTGAATGGTGTTCTATTGGAGACGCTACCTTGCAACAAAGATATGACTTATTTATCGAGCAAAAAGCAGTTGTAGAAAAACAAATGGAAGAATTAAAAAATACAATGGCTCTCATCGATCATAAATGTCATTATTACAAAGTAGCGCTCGAAGCAGGAACGGAAAATGTTCATAAAGACAACAAAATAGGAAATACCGTTTTTGATTCGTAG
- a CDS encoding PQQ-dependent sugar dehydrogenase: MMKIRSGLLIGFLFLIGCSTNDDQPATTNNENPSNNEEDSQEELVLPIEGLEVIAEDLDVPWSIEKSEDTFYLTERTGSIVQVEDGEAEWQDVELEHEVSTASEAGLLGFVLAPDFSESNQAYAYYTYESNEGQFNRVVTLQLEDNIWSEESVLLDDIPSGTYHHGGRLKIGPDGLLYATAGDASEREIAQDLDSLGGKILRMNLDGSIPEDNPFPDSYVYSYGHRNAQGITWSPDDTMYASEHGDNANDEVNVIEAGENYGWPIIEGEEEQEGMVVPLFTSGNEETWAPSGMAYDDDKLYVAALRGSAVLEFDLETGDYREVIRDLGRIRDVRVEDNYLYFVSNNGDGRGTPENSDDRLYRIALSDLE; this comes from the coding sequence ATGATGAAAATAAGATCAGGACTTCTAATTGGCTTCCTTTTCCTGATTGGATGCTCTACAAATGATGATCAGCCTGCTACAACGAACAATGAAAATCCATCTAATAATGAAGAAGATTCACAAGAAGAATTAGTACTCCCTATAGAAGGTCTAGAAGTTATTGCGGAAGATTTAGATGTCCCGTGGTCTATTGAAAAGTCAGAAGATACCTTTTATTTAACGGAAAGAACCGGCAGTATTGTCCAAGTAGAAGATGGGGAAGCAGAATGGCAAGATGTAGAGCTAGAGCATGAAGTATCCACAGCTTCCGAGGCGGGATTACTTGGTTTTGTGCTGGCTCCTGATTTTTCTGAATCAAATCAAGCTTATGCGTACTATACGTATGAAAGCAATGAAGGACAGTTTAACCGTGTTGTAACACTTCAGTTAGAAGACAATATATGGAGTGAGGAAAGTGTACTTCTTGATGACATCCCTAGTGGTACCTATCATCATGGGGGAAGGCTTAAAATAGGACCGGACGGGTTACTCTATGCAACAGCAGGAGATGCGTCTGAACGTGAAATAGCGCAAGATCTTGATTCATTAGGCGGTAAAATTCTTAGAATGAACTTAGATGGATCGATACCAGAGGATAATCCATTTCCAGACTCTTATGTCTATAGTTATGGACACCGCAATGCCCAAGGGATTACTTGGTCACCCGACGATACAATGTATGCCAGTGAACATGGGGATAACGCCAACGATGAAGTGAACGTGATTGAAGCTGGTGAAAACTATGGCTGGCCGATTATTGAAGGGGAAGAAGAACAAGAAGGAATGGTTGTTCCTTTATTCACTTCTGGGAATGAAGAAACATGGGCGCCATCTGGAATGGCATATGACGATGATAAATTATATGTTGCAGCATTAAGAGGATCAGCTGTATTAGAATTTGATTTGGAAACAGGAGATTATCGTGAAGTAATACGTGATCTTGGAAGAATTCGAGATGTGCGGGTTGAGGATAACTATCTTTATTTTGTAAGTAATAATGGAGATGGCAGAGGTACTCCGGAAAATAGTGATGATAGGCTTTATCGAATTGCGCTTTCAGATTTAGAATAA
- a CDS encoding aldo/keto reductase, whose protein sequence is MKKVKIAGREVFPIGLGTLNMGDKSNECDQEIKAIQTGLDYGAQVIDTAEMYGSGNSERLVAQAIKPYLQNREDLFLISKVLPSNASQKQLPISLDASLKRLNVDYLDLYLLHWQVNIPLQETVEALEKAKNQGKIKAWGVSNLDTDDIEKIRTFPEGGNCAANQVRYNLADRGIEYDLVPLMNKQEMPVIAYAPVDRHNSSGTQLTEQNVLKEIAEKHQADIFQILLAWSIRNGKTIAIPQSSNPAHVLNNVKAAEIPLTQQDLEQIDNAFPKPTSKQPLALW, encoded by the coding sequence ATGAAAAAAGTGAAAATTGCCGGAAGAGAAGTGTTTCCTATCGGTTTAGGTACGTTGAATATGGGGGACAAGTCAAATGAATGTGATCAGGAAATAAAAGCCATACAGACCGGTCTGGATTATGGAGCCCAAGTCATTGATACAGCAGAAATGTACGGGAGCGGGAATTCCGAACGTTTAGTAGCTCAAGCTATAAAACCTTATCTTCAAAATCGGGAGGATTTGTTTCTTATTTCCAAAGTTCTTCCTTCCAACGCTTCCCAAAAACAATTGCCAATTAGTTTGGATGCCAGTTTAAAAAGATTAAATGTGGACTATCTGGATCTATACTTGCTGCACTGGCAAGTCAACATCCCGCTTCAAGAAACGGTGGAAGCACTAGAAAAGGCTAAAAATCAAGGCAAGATTAAAGCATGGGGCGTATCTAATTTAGATACAGATGATATTGAAAAAATACGGACATTTCCAGAGGGCGGAAATTGTGCAGCAAATCAAGTACGTTACAATTTGGCAGATCGGGGAATCGAATATGACCTGGTCCCATTAATGAACAAACAAGAAATGCCAGTTATTGCTTATGCCCCAGTTGATCGACATAATAGCTCCGGCACCCAATTAACAGAGCAAAACGTTTTAAAGGAAATTGCCGAAAAGCATCAAGCTGATATTTTTCAAATTTTATTAGCTTGGAGTATTCGAAATGGAAAAACCATTGCTATTCCGCAATCTAGTAACCCTGCACATGTATTAAATAATGTAAAGGCGGCAGAAATTCCATTAACCCAGCAAGATCTTGAGCAAATAGACAACGCCTTTCCAAAACCTACCTCGAAGCAACCGCTTGCGCTGTGGTGA
- a CDS encoding CvpA family protein, with protein sequence MILTLIILLMLVIGFVIGLRKGLVLQVVHFTGFLVALAGAFFYFNDVALHLRWIPSPGSAEGNIENIYYQVIAFLILFFGIRILWSILGSTLDFLANLPLIGIVNRWLGGAFGFLKVYLITFLFLNLVAFTPIVSVQQAVSDSTLAQKMVQDTPVLSEKINEL encoded by the coding sequence ATGATATTGACATTGATTATATTACTGATGTTAGTTATTGGCTTTGTTATTGGATTGAGGAAGGGATTGGTTTTACAAGTCGTTCATTTTACCGGATTTCTTGTTGCGCTTGCAGGTGCCTTTTTCTATTTTAATGATGTTGCGCTGCACTTAAGATGGATTCCTTCTCCTGGTTCGGCAGAAGGTAATATTGAAAATATCTATTATCAAGTCATTGCTTTTCTGATTTTGTTTTTCGGTATACGAATTTTATGGAGCATCCTTGGTTCAACGCTCGATTTCCTAGCAAATTTGCCTTTAATAGGCATTGTAAATCGTTGGCTTGGTGGAGCATTTGGTTTCTTGAAAGTGTATCTCATCACTTTTCTATTTTTAAATCTTGTTGCTTTTACTCCTATTGTCTCTGTACAACAAGCTGTTTCAGATTCTACACTGGCACAGAAAATGGTTCAGGATACGCCCGTTCTTTCTGAAAAAATAAATGAACTATAA
- a CDS encoding dihydropteridine reductase yields MQIYWTKINKIIEEAPEIKTYMLDCPEGFTWEEGSHTHFALEGFNAGDKPNRSLIRHMSITTLPYENSIGITTRIREQCSEFKTLLQNLEVGNEVAIFKTHSNVPLKREDKNVYLLSSGVGLATFRPLVLDYFERGNNVNQMHSLNIDSSKDFLFTHIFESVPDKKFTSQFVDNRKDYYQEVRNLATDKNGLFYVVGSDEFLMQNIEVLNEQGINSEQIMLDKHEQERPAFLSLDLSI; encoded by the coding sequence ATGCAAATATACTGGACGAAAATAAATAAGATTATTGAAGAGGCACCTGAAATTAAAACATACATGCTCGATTGTCCGGAAGGCTTTACATGGGAAGAAGGTTCCCATACCCATTTTGCGCTGGAAGGGTTTAATGCCGGAGATAAACCAAACCGTAGTCTGATTCGCCACATGTCAATCACCACGTTACCATATGAAAATTCAATCGGTATTACAACGCGTATCAGAGAACAGTGCTCTGAGTTTAAAACTCTTTTACAAAATCTGGAAGTCGGTAATGAAGTCGCCATATTTAAAACGCATTCGAATGTACCCCTTAAAAGAGAAGATAAAAATGTTTATCTACTGTCATCAGGAGTTGGTTTGGCAACATTCAGACCACTTGTGCTGGATTATTTCGAGCGTGGGAACAATGTCAATCAAATGCATTCCCTGAACATCGATTCATCCAAGGATTTCTTATTTACTCATATTTTTGAATCAGTACCTGATAAGAAATTCACATCACAGTTCGTTGATAATCGTAAAGACTACTATCAAGAAGTGAGAAATCTTGCAACAGATAAGAATGGACTCTTCTATGTTGTTGGCAGTGACGAATTCCTCATGCAGAACATTGAAGTATTGAATGAACAGGGCATCAATTCCGAACAGATTATGCTCGATAAGCATGAACAAGAACGGCCTGCGTTTTTATCATTGGATTTGTCCATTTAG
- a CDS encoding sigma-70 family RNA polymerase sigma factor: MDKDNVTFEEIFKQNERRIHYHIHKLNIRDTHQEFYTEGLVAMWNAYEKYQPDKGPMATYFNYTIRNRMIDLMRKQNKQQENVKHYLQAKKTQVDDGNYYRNGGATYPVMKVAESDRTLYDAEFWQEIRGRLTENQWKWVKYYIIETMPVKQIAEQEDVSVEAVKSWGKEARRKLRRDLDERKLQSIL, encoded by the coding sequence ATGGATAAAGACAATGTAACGTTCGAAGAGATTTTCAAGCAGAATGAACGGAGAATTCATTACCATATTCACAAACTGAATATTAGAGACACACATCAAGAGTTTTACACGGAAGGACTAGTTGCAATGTGGAATGCGTATGAGAAATATCAACCGGACAAAGGACCAATGGCGACATACTTTAACTATACGATTCGCAATCGTATGATCGATTTGATGCGCAAACAAAATAAACAACAGGAAAATGTGAAGCATTACCTGCAAGCAAAGAAGACTCAGGTTGATGATGGCAATTATTATCGAAACGGTGGTGCCACTTATCCGGTAATGAAAGTAGCCGAATCAGATCGTACGCTATACGATGCGGAATTTTGGCAGGAAATACGAGGGCGGTTGACAGAAAATCAATGGAAATGGGTAAAGTACTACATTATTGAGACCATGCCGGTTAAGCAGATTGCCGAGCAGGAGGATGTTTCAGTTGAGGCTGTGAAGAGTTGGGGGAAAGAAGCCCGGCGGAAATTGCGTAGAGATTTGGATGAAAGGAAGTTGCAATCTATTTTATAA